A window from Pedosphaera parvula Ellin514 encodes these proteins:
- a CDS encoding rhodanese-like domain-containing protein: MQTVSVQEAKNNARALLLDVRTPAEYKEVHTADALLRPLAELHPATLAELAANRPIYILCRTGNRARQAAERLQKSGVTDVAVIEGGIEAWQAAGLPVVRGRKTMSLERQVRIAAGALVLTGMILGFLLHPCFFVIPTFVGTGLILPVLPSGVAWECSLPECPGTRALPRS, translated from the coding sequence ATGCAAACTGTATCTGTTCAAGAGGCAAAAAACAACGCCCGGGCACTGCTTTTGGATGTCCGCACGCCAGCTGAATACAAAGAAGTGCACACCGCCGATGCCCTGCTGCGACCGTTGGCAGAGCTTCATCCCGCCACGCTCGCAGAGCTGGCGGCAAATCGTCCGATCTACATTCTTTGTCGCACCGGAAACCGGGCGCGACAGGCCGCGGAGAGATTGCAAAAGTCCGGGGTCACCGATGTCGCCGTGATTGAGGGAGGAATTGAAGCGTGGCAAGCCGCCGGCTTGCCGGTCGTCCGGGGCCGCAAAACAATGTCACTTGAACGCCAGGTGCGCATCGCAGCAGGCGCCCTGGTGCTCACCGGTATGATTCTGGGGTTCCTTCTGCATCCTTGCTTCTTTGTGATTCCCACGTTCGTGGGCACCGGTCTGATTTTGCCGGTATTACCGAGTGGTGTGGCATGGGAATGCTCCTTG
- a CDS encoding ArsR/SmtB family transcription factor, translating to MQVKRANILSEAQIDDAARLFAILSEPSRLRIIKHLMAGPKTVGELVARLDMKQGSVSKQLAILHQARLLTRERDGNFIRYGLADPILVPLCKLVCDRIERLARQQAKAAGLRLK from the coding sequence ATGCAAGTGAAGAGAGCCAATATTCTTTCGGAGGCGCAGATTGACGACGCGGCGCGCCTTTTTGCAATCCTTTCCGAACCTTCGCGCCTGCGCATCATCAAGCATCTCATGGCAGGTCCAAAGACTGTTGGTGAACTGGTCGCCAGGCTCGATATGAAACAGGGCAGCGTTTCCAAGCAACTTGCCATTCTTCACCAGGCGCGTCTGCTAACGCGGGAGCGCGACGGAAACTTCATCCGTTATGGCCTGGCTGACCCGATCCTGGTGCCGCTTTGCAAACTCGTCTGCGACCGTATTGAACGGCTTGCTCGCCAGCAGGCCAAAGCCGCCGGACTTCGCCTCAAATGA
- a CDS encoding sulfatase family protein: MAFAIFATALPSHAADQKKLNILFVFADDWGRYASCYRGLDGRASLNDIIKTPNVDRVAREGVLFKNAFVNAPSCTPCRSSLLSGRYFFNTERGAILQGAVWDSSIPSFPLMLRDAGYHIGKSYKVWSPGTPRDAPFGGQQYAYEKHGRAPNNFSEEATDRVSKGMTLPQAREEILSQVRGNFDDFLAARKPGQPWHYFFGPTTTHRTWIKGSGKKLWGIDPDSLKGKMPKFLPDVPEVREDVADYLGECQAVDAYVGVLLKRLEESGEADHTLLVISGDHGMPGVPSGKCNLYDHGVSVALVMRLPGGKAGRIVEDYTCLPDLAPTFMEIGGLQPPKGLYGRSLLPILKSEKSGQIDPTRTTVITGRERHVAAAREGFLPYPMRALRTPEFVYIRNFAPDRWPLGAPGRITENETPSQQTLEHNTFIGFADMDASPTKAWLVQHRTGSEGKWFYNVAFGKRPAEELYDVRRDPDEVMNLADQPAYAEIKAQLSAQLLKTLTDASDPRVVGDGKKFDRPPFTGDDDPKPNRKPGKIPE, from the coding sequence GTGGCATTTGCGATATTCGCGACCGCTCTGCCTTCGCACGCAGCGGACCAAAAGAAACTCAATATTCTTTTTGTTTTCGCCGATGACTGGGGTCGTTACGCAAGTTGTTATCGCGGGCTGGATGGACGGGCATCGCTGAACGACATCATCAAAACTCCCAACGTGGACCGCGTGGCCCGTGAAGGTGTCCTGTTCAAGAATGCGTTCGTCAATGCCCCCTCCTGCACTCCTTGCCGCAGTTCCCTCCTTTCCGGTCGTTACTTTTTCAACACCGAGCGCGGCGCGATTTTGCAGGGTGCCGTGTGGGATAGTTCCATTCCCAGCTTCCCGCTGATGCTCCGTGACGCCGGTTATCACATCGGAAAAAGTTACAAGGTCTGGAGCCCGGGGACTCCACGCGACGCCCCTTTTGGCGGACAGCAATACGCCTACGAAAAGCATGGCCGTGCACCCAATAATTTTTCTGAAGAAGCCACCGACCGCGTGAGCAAAGGAATGACCTTACCGCAGGCTCGCGAAGAAATTCTCTCCCAGGTGCGCGGAAATTTTGACGATTTCCTGGCGGCACGAAAGCCCGGCCAGCCGTGGCACTACTTCTTTGGCCCCACGACCACGCATCGCACCTGGATCAAAGGCTCAGGCAAAAAACTCTGGGGCATCGACCCCGACTCACTCAAAGGCAAAATGCCCAAATTCCTGCCGGACGTACCCGAGGTGCGCGAGGACGTCGCCGATTACCTGGGTGAATGTCAGGCCGTGGATGCCTATGTCGGCGTGCTGCTAAAACGCCTCGAAGAATCAGGCGAAGCAGATCACACGCTCCTCGTCATCAGTGGCGATCACGGCATGCCCGGCGTCCCTTCCGGCAAATGCAATCTCTACGATCACGGCGTGAGTGTGGCTTTGGTAATGCGCCTTCCCGGTGGCAAAGCGGGTCGCATTGTCGAGGATTACACCTGCCTCCCTGACCTCGCCCCAACGTTCATGGAAATCGGTGGCCTTCAACCGCCAAAAGGACTATATGGCCGCAGCCTCCTGCCGATTTTGAAATCGGAAAAAAGTGGTCAAATCGATCCGACGCGCACCACCGTCATTACCGGGCGCGAACGGCATGTCGCCGCCGCGCGGGAAGGTTTCCTGCCCTATCCGATGCGCGCCTTGCGAACTCCGGAGTTTGTTTACATCCGCAACTTTGCTCCGGACCGCTGGCCGCTGGGTGCCCCAGGTCGCATCACCGAAAACGAAACGCCATCCCAGCAGACGCTGGAACATAATACGTTCATCGGCTTTGCTGATATGGATGCGAGTCCAACCAAGGCCTGGCTCGTTCAACACCGCACCGGAAGCGAAGGGAAATGGTTTTATAATGTTGCCTTTGGAAAACGCCCCGCCGAGGAGCTGTACGACGTCCGCCGAGATCCCGACGAGGTGATGAACCTTGCCGACCAGCCTGCGTATGCGGAAATCAAAGCCCAGTTGTCAGCGCAATTATTAAAAACCCTCACCGATGCAAGCGACCCTCGAGTCGTTGGCGATGGCAAAAAATTCGATCGCCCGCCTTTCACCGGCGACGACGATCCAAAACCAAACCGGAAACCCGGAAAAATTCCGGAATGA
- a CDS encoding cystathionine gamma-synthase family protein, giving the protein MSKQKPLGSGTMSVWAGEENNLWWGATQVPVVHSVSFGYPDVDAWQDVALGRAPGHIYGRNTNPTVAAFEEKVRLLEGADAATSFATGMAAISNILFTLLSPGDRVVSVKDTYGGTNKLFLEFLPRFHIKVELCNTTNHEAIEAEIAKGCRVLYMESPTNPTLKVMDIARLAKAAHKVGALVVADNTFATPINQNPLALGVDLVLHSATKFLGGHADALGGVVCGSKELVHQVYHHREITGAALDPMAAYLLLRGMKTLQLRVARQNESALKIAQFLESQPSVTQVFYPGLSSHPQHEIARQQMRGFGGVLSFMLKGGFDAVRAFLPRLRHAHLAANLGAVETIAGPPATTSHVECTPEERAAMGIPEGLIRYSVGIEDVDDLIADLKQALG; this is encoded by the coding sequence ATGTCAAAACAAAAACCACTGGGTTCCGGGACCATGTCCGTCTGGGCGGGTGAAGAAAACAATTTGTGGTGGGGTGCCACTCAAGTGCCAGTGGTGCATAGCGTATCATTTGGCTACCCGGACGTGGATGCTTGGCAGGATGTGGCTTTGGGGCGCGCTCCGGGTCATATTTACGGTCGCAACACCAACCCGACCGTGGCGGCATTCGAGGAAAAAGTGCGCCTGCTCGAAGGTGCCGATGCCGCCACCAGCTTCGCCACCGGCATGGCCGCCATCAGCAACATCCTGTTCACCCTGCTCTCACCCGGCGACCGGGTGGTTTCGGTCAAGGACACATACGGTGGGACCAACAAGTTGTTCCTTGAATTTCTCCCCCGCTTTCATATCAAGGTTGAACTGTGCAACACGACCAATCACGAAGCGATTGAGGCGGAAATTGCCAAAGGTTGCCGAGTGCTTTATATGGAAAGCCCAACCAATCCAACGCTCAAGGTCATGGACATCGCCCGCCTCGCAAAAGCTGCCCACAAGGTGGGTGCGCTGGTCGTGGCCGACAACACCTTTGCCACCCCCATCAATCAAAATCCGTTGGCCTTGGGCGTGGATCTGGTGCTGCACAGTGCCACAAAATTCCTCGGCGGCCATGCCGATGCGCTCGGTGGCGTGGTCTGCGGCTCCAAGGAACTGGTTCACCAGGTTTATCATCATCGCGAAATCACCGGCGCGGCTCTCGATCCCATGGCCGCATACCTGTTGTTGCGCGGAATGAAGACCTTGCAGCTTCGCGTTGCCCGTCAGAACGAAAGTGCTTTGAAGATCGCGCAGTTTCTCGAAAGCCAGCCATCGGTCACACAGGTTTTTTATCCGGGATTGTCATCCCATCCACAGCATGAGATTGCACGACAGCAAATGCGCGGCTTTGGTGGCGTGCTCAGCTTCATGTTGAAAGGCGGCTTCGACGCCGTGCGCGCTTTCCTCCCTCGTCTGCGCCACGCGCACCTGGCGGCAAACCTGGGCGCGGTGGAAACCATCGCGGGACCACCCGCCACCACCAGCCACGTCGAATGCACGCCGGAAGAACGCGCGGCCATGGGTATCCCGGAAGGTTTGATCCGTTACTCCGTGGGTATTGAAGACGTGGATGATTTGATCGCAGATTTAAAGCAGGCTTTGGGCTGA